DNA from Candidatus Micrarchaeia archaeon:
ACATATTCGACAACAAGGAAATCGCCGAGATAATCTCAAGCGACGAGGACAACCTGAAGAACCGCATAGTGTCCATAAGCCTTGCGGAAATCACAGGCCAGCCCTCGCAGATTTCCATTTTCACCTCGCTCAAGTTCCGCGTGATGGAAGTGAAGGGCAAGAGCGCCTACACGAAGCTCATAGGGCACGAGATTTCGCCGTCGTACATAAGGACGCTCTCGAGGCGGAACCGCTCGCTCATCACGTTCGTGAAGGACCTGAAAACAAAGGACGACCAGGTCCTCAGGGTGAAGATACTCGCGATAACAGGGAGCGCGGTCTCGCAGAACACGAAGAAGAACCTCCACCACGCGATAGACGCGGAAGTGAAGAAGATGGCCGAGGAGTTCACTTCGGACCAGCTCATGCAGGAAATCGTGTTCGGCAGGTTCGCGAGCAAGGTGTTCAACCGCCTCAAGCAAATCACGGCGATGAGGCGCGTGGAGACCAGGAAGACCGAGCTCAAGGAAAATCTTTCGTGATTTTTTTCATTTTTCTCCACCATTCTCTATATTCATCCTGATATTATGCGCACCGCGAAAAATCTCCGCATCCACGAGCTTATCGGGCTCCCGGCGGAGATAGTGAATTCCTCGTGCAGGAAATGGATTGGACTAAAGGGAAAAGTCGTGGACGAGACCAAGAACCTCATCGTGCTTGAGACCGGAAAAGGCGAAGTGAAAATACAGAAAGTCTCCTCGGAATTTCTTTTCACGCTTGAGAACGGGGAAAAAGCGGGGCTGAAGGGAAAAGACATCCTCTTCAGGCCCGAGGAAAGAACCAAGAAAGCCCTGTGAACGGTGCTCCTATGTTGCTTGAAGATTTGAGCTGGGACGAAATCAATTCGGAAGTGAAGAAGGACAAAACAATCATCCTGGTGTTCGGCGCGTTCGAGGCGCACGGAAAGCACCTTCCTTTGAAAACAGACACGTTCATTCCCTACGGAATAGCAAAACGAGTAGCGGAAAAAACCGATTCATTGCTTTTTCCTCCTATAAATTTGGGATTCTGCTACACTTTGAGAAGGTTCCCAGGGACGGTCTCGCTTTCCCAGAATACGCTCTCTGCGATTGTGTATGACGTGTTTTCCGAGCTAATACGAAACGGCTTCCGCAAATTCCTGGTGATAAACGGCCACGGAGGGAACGAATCCATAATAAAAAATACATTAAAGGAGATGAGCGACGATTTCGATTTCAAGGCCGCGATAGTTTCATGGTGGAACCTGCTGAAAACCGAGACAGGCCACGCAGATGAGAACGAGGCGAGCGTGCTTCTCGCGCTGGGCGGAAAGCTGAACAAGGAGCCCAAGCAGGAAAGCTTCCAGCCCTACGAGGGCTACGTGGTTCCGGCTCCGTCCGACGTTTTCACGCCCTCCGGCTACATCGGGAGCGTGAAAAGCATAAGCAGGGAAAAAGGGGAGAAAATGGTCCTGGAAGTGGAGGAAAAGCTCGTCAGGATAATAAAAGCTAACCTTGAACTGAAGAAATAGGATGTAGGGCAGGAGCGAATTGGAGAAAGCAGCGATTGGAAAGAATAGCCAGGTGTTACTTATGCTTCCGAACATGAACCCGAAACAGATGGAGAAGATGCTCAAGCAGATGGGCATAAACTCGCAGGAACTGAGCGCGAACCGCGTAATAATAGAGCGGGAAGGCGAGCGCATAATCATCTCAGAACCCCAGATAGTGGAGATTACAGCCCAGGGCCAGAAGTCCTACCAAATCCAGGGCAAGGTTTCTGTTGAAGCGAGCCTGAGCGAAGACGACGTGAAGATGGTAATGGAGCAGGCGAAATGCACGCGCGAGCAGGCGCTTGATGCGCTCAAAAAGTCCAACGGCGACCTCGCACAGGCGATACTCGAACTGTCTAAACAGGACTAATGCCTGCGAACCCGCATTTATAAATTTTTTCATGGAAGGTTTCTCAGAGAATCCAAGAGGTGAAGTCTGTGAAGCCCGCCGGTTTGTTATCTATTATCCTGGTTTTGTTAGCATTGCTCGGCAGCAGCCATGCGCTGTTTCTTCCTTCGAACGACAGCATATACGTGAACAACAGCGCTCCGTGCTACACGCCGCCGCAAACTAATTACGCCACCATTCAGGGCGCGGTGAACGCAGCGAGCAGCGGTGCATCCATAGTTGTCTGCCCTGGCACTTATGCCGAAAACGTGCTGGTGAACAAAACAATTGGGATATACGGCTACAACAGCTCTGTCTTCGTGAACGCTTCCAACTCAAGCATTGCGGTTTTTACGATTTCTGCCAACGGCGTGAACATGAGCGATTTCGTGGCGCAGGGCTCTGATCTCGCAGGAATATACCTGACTGGCGGCAATTCTCATTTGTACAACCTCACCGCCACAAGCAACGAGCTCGGATTCTACTTCGTGAACAGCTCGGGAAATACTATAATTGAGAACCAGGCTTTCGGAAACAACGACAGCGGGTTCTACCTGGATTCAAGCAACGGGAGCAATTTTTCCTCAAACATCGCATACAACAACGGTCATGATGATGAAGTTTACGCATTCAACGGCTTCACCCTGATAGACAGCCACAACAACCTGTTTGAAGACAGCCTCGCGTACAACAACTCGGACTTGGGATATTACATCTCATCATCCACCGGCAACGAGTTTTCTGATTCCAACGCGTACAACAACTCAATAGGCGGCTTCTACATCAAGCTCTCGACGGCCAACGAGTTCGAATCCTGCGAGGCCAATCTTAACGACGAGTACGGATTCTATCTGAACAACTCGTACGCGAACACCATAACCGGCTGCAATGCCTCCAACAATTCTTTTGAGGGCTTCCAAATCTCCTACAGCGACAACAACACCATACTTTCATCCGAAGCTTCTTACAACACCATAGGATTCTACCTGGATAGCAGCAGCGGCAACAACCTCACCGGCGACTCGGCGTTCGACAACAGCTACATGGATTTTGTAAACCTGCTAAACCTGCCGTCGTTAGTCCTTAATATATCCGAACTCGAAATTGACACGACGTACTGCGACAATATAGTAGTGAACATGACTGGCTCGAGGGGAAAGCCCATATTCTATTCCAACGAATCAGCGAACCTGAGCAGCACCGAGCTTTCCGAGCTGTTCATCTGCAACGCGGATTATTCAACCCTGGACAATCTCACCATCCACGGCTCAGATGTTGCATCCAACAACGGCGTGTTCTTCGTAGGCACGGACAACTCCGCGCTCTCGAATTCCCAGGCAACGGACAACCTGTTCGGAGTTCTAATCATAAAATCGACGAACAACACCGTAGGCAATGTTTCAATAGACAACAGGGGGATGGAAGATTCCCTCCTGGGCCTGGTTGTGATTTTCAATTCCACGGACAATACGCTCACCAATGTTTCGGTGTACTACGCCATGGTCGGCGCCCTTAACGGCCTCTATTCCAACAACAACAATTTCTCCGGCCTCCAGATTTCGGACACCGAATTCGGCATATTGAACGTCTTGGCGTCCAACAACAACACTTTCGAATACGCAACTGTGAACGGCAGCATGATAGGCTTTTCGGACGGGGCGTTTCTGCTGTACTACCTGTTCCAGGACGGGTCCGTCCACGACGTCCTGGAAGAGTCGTGCTTCGACAACACGATTTCAAATTCGCAGTTTTACGGTAACCTGTACGGAATGTTAATGATGGGCTCCCAAAACAGCCACATCCTCTCCAACAACCTGACCACCAGCATATACTCATTTGGATTCATAGAGAGCCAGACTTTCGACTTTGCGAACAACATCATGCGCAACTCCACCTGCGCGATAGCGATGGAGGCGTCGGAGCTCAACTTTTCAGGGAACAACTACTTCTTTTCCCCGATGACGGACGAGGAACCCGAATTATATTCCGGCTTCCGGGGCAGCAGGGTGCTCCAAGGCGGGCTGGCTGCAGAAATAGAATCGGCATTAAACGGCATGGAAAGCAATTTTGCCCCCTCCTCGCTGTATGCTCTGGAGATGATAATCGAAGATTCCACGCTCGGCACGCGCGGGTACAACTTCACGACTGATTACCTGAGCTTCGGGCTCAATGCAACAGATGTGGTAATACAGGTCCTGAACATAACCGAAGCCGGACTTTCAGGGACGAGCATACGCTCCATAAGCGGCATGCACATAAGCTCCGCGAAGATAGTTCAGTCCAGCCAGGGCACGTACTACGGGCTCAACGTTACCTCGGCATCCGAGTATGCGTCCTTCCTGCCCACGTTCTACTACAATTCCTCGGACCTCACGGGTTACGATACGGCCCATCTCGGCGTAGGCGCCTACGCGAGCAGGCGCTGGAGTTTCCGCCCCGCGAACGTGGACGAGAACGCCACTTCCCTCACTCCGATTGATCCCATAACCCCGTCCACTTATTACATACCGATTGCATACGCGCCAGGAGGAAGCGGGGGCAGCAGCGGGACCTCGAGGAGGAACCCCACGCTGGATTACTCGTTCAACTGCACGTCTGGGCTGCTTGAGATAACAGCCACTTATTCCGAAGATGCGCTTTCCGGCATCCCTGTGAGGCTTTACCTGAATTCGGACTACGGCGCGCTCATGGACGAACAGGACACGGATTCCGGAGGTATCGCCCCGTTCACGATAACGCAGGGCGGCACTTACTCCGCAGACTCGCTTTCATCAGGTTCGTACAATCCCGCGAGCGTAGGGCCTTTCGAGCTCGCGCTGTGCAACCGGCCTCAGGAAGAGCCTCCTGCCTCCAACCAGACCAACCAAACCCAGGGAGGAACCCCTCCTGTCCCGCAGGAGAACCTTTCGTTGAACGAAACTTCCGCGCCTCCAGCGCAGAACCTCACAAACGTGACGCAGAACGAGACCCCGTACGTTCCGCCCGTGACCCCTCCGGTGACTCCGCCCGTGACCCCTCCGGTGACTCCCCCTGCTCAGCCAGCGCAAGGCTATGACTGGAGCTGGACATGGTGGCTGCTCGCGTTCCTGCTGCTCGTGTTGATAGTGGGAGCTGTGCTCTATTACCTGTCTAAAAGGCAGGGATAAAAAAATTGCCCGGGCATTTCTCCTAAAACTTGAAACAAATTCCTCATCCAATGCCAGCGGGTGGCTTGACTCCGACGTTTGCATGTGCCTCGGCCAGCACCGCCTTCATCCGAGAGTCTAGCAGTTCAACTGGCAGGCCGTTTCTAATGAGTTCCCTTATCTGCCAAAGCGCTTCAAGCTGTACGTACCTGTCGGCATGACAAAGCGCGAACATAAGCTCCTGAAGGGCTTCCGGCTCCTGCATTGCAGTCTGGATATCCAGCCTTCTTAATCTCTCAACCAGCATTTCGCCGGTCTCTGATGCCGGAAACGTTCCGAACAAATGGGACAAATTGGATACGCCCCATCTCCAATCGCTCTTGGCCATATTCATAATTGAACTTACATACTCTATGTCAAGCCCTTCCGCCAGTATCACTCTGTAAAGATGCGTTTTCCCGCCGTTCAGTATTCCGCCTTCATGTATGCTGAGGGCGAACAAGGCGTTTATCCTTACATCCTGGCTTTCATGGGACGTGCCCTCTTTCACCAGGGCCGCAGTTGCCTCATCGAGCCTCGCCCCTTCCTTTACCGCGAGGAAAAGCGCGTCCGCGGAAGTTTCGGCAACATACCAGATTTTGTGGGACATGGATTCTGCAAGGAAATGGAGGAGTGGCTGGAGCTCGCAGCCATGCCCCATGGATGCGGATTCCCTGCACGCTTCCACAGCTACAAATCGGATATCTGCGTCCTTTTCCCTAAGCCCGCTCTTCAAAATCCCTATGTAAGGCTTCAGGCTTCGGCCGCTTTTGACCTCTTCCTTTATTCTATTGAGCGCGTTTAGCTTGCCCGACATGCTTCCATCCTTGAAATAGGCCGCATACGCGGCTTTTGAATCCATTACGGGGCGCCCGGCAGGCTTAACTGGGGGGCGAGAAACGATACGAAAAGCGACCAAGGCACTACCCATAATTTATCACTAAAATTCATTTCTTTTTCTTCAACCTTTTAAATCTATGCCCTATTTTCGGTCAATCGGTTCCATTTTCTTCAGCATTTCGAGCGCTTCGTCGAAAAACCCGCCCAGCGCAAATGCTTCGGCAGCTTCATTGAATTTTTCCGCTTTTTCGAACGCTT
Protein-coding regions in this window:
- a CDS encoding nascent polypeptide-associated complex protein encodes the protein MLPNMNPKQMEKMLKQMGINSQELSANRVIIEREGERIIISEPQIVEITAQGQKSYQIQGKVSVEASLSEDDVKMVMEQAKCTREQALDALKKSNGDLAQAILELSKQD
- a CDS encoding ribonuclease P protein subunit → MRTAKNLRIHELIGLPAEIVNSSCRKWIGLKGKVVDETKNLIVLETGKGEVKIQKVSSEFLFTLENGEKAGLKGKDILFRPEERTKKAL
- a CDS encoding creatininase family protein; this encodes MLLEDLSWDEINSEVKKDKTIILVFGAFEAHGKHLPLKTDTFIPYGIAKRVAEKTDSLLFPPINLGFCYTLRRFPGTVSLSQNTLSAIVYDVFSELIRNGFRKFLVINGHGGNESIIKNTLKEMSDDFDFKAAIVSWWNLLKTETGHADENEASVLLALGGKLNKEPKQESFQPYEGYVVPAPSDVFTPSGYIGSVKSISREKGEKMVLEVEEKLVRIIKANLELKK
- a CDS encoding right-handed parallel beta-helix repeat-containing protein — protein: MLGSSHALFLPSNDSIYVNNSAPCYTPPQTNYATIQGAVNAASSGASIVVCPGTYAENVLVNKTIGIYGYNSSVFVNASNSSIAVFTISANGVNMSDFVAQGSDLAGIYLTGGNSHLYNLTATSNELGFYFVNSSGNTIIENQAFGNNDSGFYLDSSNGSNFSSNIAYNNGHDDEVYAFNGFTLIDSHNNLFEDSLAYNNSDLGYYISSSTGNEFSDSNAYNNSIGGFYIKLSTANEFESCEANLNDEYGFYLNNSYANTITGCNASNNSFEGFQISYSDNNTILSSEASYNTIGFYLDSSSGNNLTGDSAFDNSYMDFVNLLNLPSLVLNISELEIDTTYCDNIVVNMTGSRGKPIFYSNESANLSSTELSELFICNADYSTLDNLTIHGSDVASNNGVFFVGTDNSALSNSQATDNLFGVLIIKSTNNTVGNVSIDNRGMEDSLLGLVVIFNSTDNTLTNVSVYYAMVGALNGLYSNNNNFSGLQISDTEFGILNVLASNNNTFEYATVNGSMIGFSDGAFLLYYLFQDGSVHDVLEESCFDNTISNSQFYGNLYGMLMMGSQNSHILSNNLTTSIYSFGFIESQTFDFANNIMRNSTCAIAMEASELNFSGNNYFFSPMTDEEPELYSGFRGSRVLQGGLAAEIESALNGMESNFAPSSLYALEMIIEDSTLGTRGYNFTTDYLSFGLNATDVVIQVLNITEAGLSGTSIRSISGMHISSAKIVQSSQGTYYGLNVTSASEYASFLPTFYYNSSDLTGYDTAHLGVGAYASRRWSFRPANVDENATSLTPIDPITPSTYYIPIAYAPGGSGGSSGTSRRNPTLDYSFNCTSGLLEITATYSEDALSGIPVRLYLNSDYGALMDEQDTDSGGIAPFTITQGGTYSADSLSSGSYNPASVGPFELALCNRPQEEPPASNQTNQTQGGTPPVPQENLSLNETSAPPAQNLTNVTQNETPYVPPVTPPVTPPVTPPVTPPAQPAQGYDWSWTWWLLAFLLLVLIVGAVLYYLSKRQG